The region agAGTTGCTAGTTTTTTTTAGGTTCTGTGTTTGCATAACTGATATAATAAATAGcgaaagccccttagggagagtaattgaagaggaaatacatgttgatttgtgaatatttcttccttaataaatctaagtcagttggaagaagtaaggacgatagaaaatgcctGAATTTAAGCTTATTGTGAAGCCCtcttaaaagtgagttataagcctatagtagaacactttctactaaacacAAAAAAAGGAGAGATAGGTTGCCATTGATGCTAGAGGAGAAATGACATAGATAGTAAGGACTAGAGGCAATAGGCATAACCATTTTGAGCTTTATTCTTTCGAACCTGCTGAACCTGCCTCACTGAaaaggcaccccttagtgaACTCTTTGGGCATGTACGAAAATGAATCCATTCGTTGGAACCTTTAGACTTTATGCCACGTGAACAAAGGGGCAGGGATGGAGTAGCTCGATGGTAGGGGTATAAGACAGATTGAGAAACAAAGgaggaaagaaaaaaatatgttaGAAATAATAAACGGGCAAGGAAAGTTGTAACTTGACCCGAGAAAAAATAGTTACGATATGGgcagaaaaaaaatgatatacATGTTACCAGGCccaagaaaacaaaaagaagTTAGAAAAATGGGCAGGACAGTTCTACCTGAcccaagagaaaaaaaaataaaacggGCAAGAAAAAAATTGTGGCCTAGAGAAGTAAGAGAAATAAGGGTAGAAAGCCAAGGAGCATCTCTATAAGGAAGGAAGGATAAAATCATATACGGGAGTTGTTGCTAAGTTTTGTCCCTAAAGTTCACGTGTCTGCATTATGTTTTACTTATACTGTTGAACTTAGATCCTTAGGATTCTCACCAATAAACACTGTAAacccctagccccattacaacccagtgaaagaccttaaggaactattctGTGGCATCAATCTTAAGGCATCAATGGTAAGGCAGATTAAAGAGCGAATGATCATTACGTCCCtggtaaggaatgagtgatcgtgTGAACCTAACagatgtaaaaaaaaattaggctatcttgacaaactgacagctagactagatagaagaagggagggggaagaaTCTGAAGCTGTAAATGCTTGGactgaccttaaacttgtggggatggcagCTAGAaaaaaataccagtttatgtgCTTCTgcgtttttcttttcttatgtTTTTTGTGCGTTTCCTTTTTtctgtgtctaggtctaggagttctCGTTTTTTTTAGGATGGTTAATAGGGGAGgatgcattgaaacttgccttatttcatttttcttgtctttcatacttgaggacaagtatggtttaagtgtgagcagtttgataaggctcgtttcatgcaccTATTCTATATATAAATTCTATGATTTTACGGTGCTAACATGCATTTATAAGTccaggtgcgtgaaaaatctgtCAGACCCAGGAATGAAAGACAATTACCAGGACAGAGGGAATAAAGgagaaaagtgaagaaaaaaaagagtgaGATCCGCAAGGGCACAATCGTCAAATCAGGAATACggttgccctagggatttgagccTCGCCTATAAATACCAGGAAACCTACGAAAGGAATGAGAGACTTTTTTTTAGAGACTTTTTTTGGGAGACTTTTTTTGGGAGCTTTTAGTTAGAGAATTTCCTTGGTATTTTCGGCTCGCTtttcactcactcactcacgcACTTGGTTCAATGAAGATCTGGGGTAGTTAGTTGgtggttttattttgttcaGCTGGAAGTGTAACACCACTCAGAGAAggagtgaagaaacaattttactttttttgcACGTACTTTTGTCTCGCCGATTTCCTTGCCGAAAATTCGGCGATTACTTTGTGATTCATTTTAGCTTTTGCTTAATCTAGTTCCGATTTCTATTTTCGTTTGATCTAAATGTTTACTGCTCTATTTACTGAGTTGGATACTTTTCGCAATTGATTTGTTGATCGGAGTTGGTTTTCTGAATTGAtattgaatcggagttgaaaTGATGTTGGAAACGGTGGATCTAGTTTGTTTGATGATGATTCTGGTAAATCTAGCTTAGATTTCTGTTAATCGTTTGAATCTGGAATACGTGTGTTCGGATCTGCATGGAAAACCCTATTACTGCCTTCTTACTTAGCATTGTAGTTTAGATCTGATAGCTGTTAGTTTAATTGAAATGTTCATCGTTCGATctgaagtatgctctgtttttcaTGCTTTGTTTTGTTCATTTCGTGCTTGCTTGTTCGAGAAGATGAAATCGTTCGGTAGTTGTAGTCGTGTTACTTTAGTTTGTTAATTGCAGCTTTTGTCAGTAGCTAATTAGAGTAATCTGTTTTGCTGTTTACTTTTGTCTACCTTGTGTTTGGTTAATTTaggaaactcttttatttgaccCAGGAAGTTTGTGAATGCTCTCAAGTTACTTTCAGATacgaatcatgcatgcatttatgtTTTACGTACTTTCAATTCTCCAGATCTGGTAGTTAAAATAGACTAAATTTTATTTCCCATGcctagtagttaaaaactcgaccctcatgttgcgtggcagcagccaaacccttCCAAAAGTTCTCTCGGTGCATTCCGACCCTTCcatcctcgtggattcgatcccgacttccctatactaaccaatagtgtagagggttgaggttttgaggcgAGGTTGTTGTGACAACGACTACATTCTGAAAGTTCACAATCTCCTAGACCTTATGCTCTAGCGAATTCTCTGGACCTAAGTATTAACACAAATCATTTAGAACGACACAGTAACCACGCGCTTCAGGGCCGTTTGTCAGAATAGATAACTAAGCTATCTTAAGTTATTTGATCTAAAATGTACAGTATATTTTTATCATGTTTAATCTAgatgtgttttgtttttaatttagtACTCTCTATGTCCACGGAAGATgacacactttctttttttatttgtctcaatCATGATGACccataattactaaaaatagaaacatttatctctactttattacatctctcttattttactctctccatttATCGCACAAAATAAAGCTGTGTAATATTTCATgctgcccaaggaaggggtcatcttccttgggacggagggagtactaagtaTTTGTAGTTCTTGTTAAAATCACATGCAGTGGCATCAGAGCACACACTTTGACATGTGTCGCTCTTTGCGCGAGCTACTGGACCAAGGATTCACAGATTACTCCGGAAACCTTAAACACCGTATCAGCTACGCCATGATCGTCTTTCTACTAACCTCAATTGTTATAGCAATCTAACTTCTCTAGCGACGAGTTAATCACGTTTTTCAATAGCATGATGGATGATCGCATCGTAGTAGCAGATCTAGAATAAATTTTGGAGTGTGGAATTATGATATCTTAACAATAAGATCATGTTTGTTAACCAGGATTCTGTATGAAAAAGTAAtcaaattctttaatttttaaatttcactgtttatttgatttttctatAAAACTGGAAAAATAgtaatcttaaaaacaaagaaagTACTAACCCATAATTGATCAAAAGACTAAATTCCATTTTTGATCCTAAGCATATGAGTATTTTACGAATTTGGTCCATAACATATGACCATTTTTGGTCCTAAAAAGATGAGCATTTTACTGCGACATGGATGGATGCATCCTAGTCTTCTTCCTTGTCGATGGAGGGGTCATCGACGGAGGAATCGGGGGCTCTAAACTCGTCCTCCAAGTGCAGCATCGTTTGCCGTAGCAAATCCTCAGCACGGGTGACGCAGATGGCGACGCGCTTGTGGGCGGCCAAGGGTGTCCAATCGTGGGCGACGACGATCAATTGGTGAACGAGGTGGAGGAAGGAGGAGACGTCAATCGAATTAGACCAATCGACTCATCGAGGGAGATGTGGCGGGAGACGCTACGGTCGAGGGACTTGAGCGTCTGCTTGATTCTATCGTCGAAGAGCTTATCACACAACCTACCGTCGAAGTTGCTGAAAATCTTAAGAATATCATCAGAGACAGCCGGGCGAAGAAGAAGGTGGCACATAAATcctaatttcttattttttttaataaattttggactaaattcataaaatatcatatatttAGGatctaaataaattttatttttaatcaattaTAGATTATTATCGTAATTAGGTATAAAATTAGTTATTTAGAGTTGACCATCAGTTTCGTAACAGTGCAGTGCCGTCCAAAAAGAACCATTTTCggattattttcatttattcagaataaaaatcaaaatataaatattttaaattaaattgtaatAGAATTGAAAATGGACTTTCATTCTAGTCTATTGACCAATTTATTCCTATTGACTAGTGTCTTCCTCCCCGTCGTAGCTCAAGTAAAGTTGCTTCCTATAACTATTCTCTGCACAGCCCCCCCTCTCACTTCTCCTCTTCCGTTAACAGTTTTCTTAGGGTGTCCACCGCCGCGGCTCCCCAAAGTAAAATATAATCCAACTCAAAAGTAGAAAGGAGATCGTAAGATAAAGTTAATGTGGTTTGTCCTCTTACTTCGGAGACAGGTTTTGAAAATTAAGGCTCTCgattttgtgatattttttaCCTTTTTAAGAGTGTTTTTTATAATGGTGAAATTTTGTTATTCTTTTTATTAGAAATGATTTTTGCTCATATATAAGTACAGGTTGCAAAATGAATAGGTCTCATGATCCAAGAAAATGAGAAGCAAATTTCTTGAAAGATAATACTAATGCAAACTATAAAATCTCGAAAGGCAACAATTCCTTGCACATTTTTTTTGGCACTCTATAAATAAGGTGGAGTGGTTAGATTAGCGATCATGTTTTTCTAATAAGAACTTGATCGCCATGGGTTCTATTTCTGAAATTGGTAAGTTAATTAGAAAACTCTTTTCTTGAATCACGCACACACAGTTGCATCCAGCAtccatgtgtgtgtgtgtgtggcgGGGCTTGAAGAACTCATTTTGCAGTTGGTAAAAATGGCAGGTGCAGCGATTATCGAGGCTGCGGCTAGTGGAGACCTTAACCAACTCAGGGGTGATTGTGAAGTCTTTTTTCTTGTCGTATCTTCaccttttcttgatttttttgtaTGTCTGATTCTGATGCTTTTATTTTTTGCAGTAATTAGAAACAAGGTTGATGATATCATTGAGTACCAAAAAATATGTGATGAATATAGTGACTTCGCCACTGGCCGGAATGCCTTGCATTACGCTGTTGAAATTGGACATTTTGAGATTTGCAAGTTCTTGATAAAGACCGTCCAAGTTTATATTGATGCCTCGACTTACAAgggttctctctctctcgcgcTTCTTCATGTGTTTATTTTGAACAAATTGGGAGTGCCTAATGCTTTTATTAATTCGATATTATTCTTCAAGTGTTTGATCTGCGGATAGTATAGTATCCTAACACCATAAACTGATTCAGGGTCTAGTCCTCTGTCAGAAGCTGTCAAAGGGGAACATGTCAAAATTGTGAAGTTTCTCATCAATCAGGGTGCTGACGTTAGTCTTTCAGATGTTGAGGGATTCACTCCGGTGCACTATGCAGTTCTAAAAGGTCAGTGGTTTTGTAGGTTGTAATGCTGTGATAGACTCTAGTAATAGTGTGATATGCGCTAATTGATTGGTTTTGTTTCAGATAATATGGAGGTTATGGAATTGTTAAAAGTTGGTAGTGTAAAACCAGCAGCTTCTGCAGGAGGATCACCTTTACAAATTGCTGTTTCTCGTGGAAATGTTCAGGCTGTCAAGTATCTCTTGTCTCATGGCGCACATGTGGGCAAGCACAACCTTCGGTTGCACTGTTTTCTAATGATAGTCTTGTTGAAATCattgtttgttttgttattaGGACATCAGTTTTTGTTTCTTGTAGTAACTTTTAACTTATTTCACTTGGGGTTAACTTTCTTAATAAGTTTTTGAGTGTGGATAAGAGTTTGATTTGTTTAGCTCGTCAAATTTGGCCAATCATACTGATATTATCTTTTGACTTACTGTAATAACATATTGGAATATATTTCTTGAATTAACTTATGATATAATCTTGTGAGATTAATTCCTTTGCTGCTTTCCATTTTGCAGCCAGATGTTTATTGTGCGGCTGTGGACACTCCTCTTACATGTGCAGTCAAGTCTCGCTCATTTGAATGCCTGAAATTGTTGCTTGCGGTATGTTCGGTAAAATGGGAATAACTTTCTCTTCTAATTTTCTGTTAGAGATTGATGTCTGGTGTTTTTATGTACTTCAATCATCCAACCTACCGTTTGTGATAAATTATTCCCTGTTTTCGTATTAGATGATTTACTCAAAAATGGAAATCTCTCATGCTTCGTTAGCTCTGTTCCTCAACTATATGCAGACCCAAATTCGTATTTCCCTGGTTAAGTACTTTCTCTTTGCAGGCTAATGCAGACCCAAATTCGTATTTCAGTTTAAGTCCTTTGGCAGCTGCTGCAAAAGAAGGCGACACAAAATTTCTCGAGTGTTTGCTTAAAGCTAAAGCAGATCCGAATTCAAGTCCAAGAGTTAATTTCAAAGTTTCCCTTTCTTTACTGTGCTATTCTTCATCTTCTACAGTTCCACTTGTGATATCATCGGCCCGTCTCTTGTTGCAAACATCCTGATGTTATCTACAGGACACTTACTGTATTGATATTGCCAATTTTCAGGATTTCTATAAACCTATTGAGGATGCTGCCATGGTGCATAATCGTGCAGCTGTAGAAATTTTGTTTCCAGTGACTAAACGGCTTGAAATTTATCCAAATTGGACTGTTGATGGCATAATTGAGTCCTTTCATTCTGAAGAATTTAAAACAATGGTCTGAAACTACTCTTTCATTGTGTTAAACTCAGCAGCACTTTGATCTCCAGTTGTATTTACGACCTTCCTTTTCTCTATCCCATCACATATCTCTCAGATAGAGCTGAAAAGGACAATGGAGTTGACTGAACTAGAAGCTCAAGGGATGGATGAGGCGAGCAATAAGCAATACAGACATGCAACCTTAATATATAGAGTGGTAAACATTTCTTCTTCCGATCATCTCGTGCTTGGCCATGTGTGGTAAGTAATACTATATGTAATGTGTAGGCTAGCCTTCTTGATCCAGCTAACCCCACATGGATATCAAAGCGAAGCCTGTTGCTAGCACGCACGAATGAACTCATATTTGCTCTGTTAGATGCTCAGGAATGCATTAGACTCAAGCCAGACTTCCCCGTCCCTCGCCATCACCACGCAGGGGACATAGCTGCTGCAGCTAATCAGATATTCAAGGTACAGCAAACTCGATATCTACATCAGCGGCATCAATTCATAATCTAACGTTTAATGATTGTGTTTGCGAAGAAATTCCTCATGGCAGGCCTTGCATTCTCGCTGGATCCCTACAACAAGGCAATGTTTCGTGCATTTAGGTAACTACACATCctaataattttcatttttttttgttatcaaAATATACAATTGTATAACTAATACCTCCTGTTTTGGTTTTTGATTGCAGACTTGCTATGTTTGATTACTTTGCTTCGTTTAGTCAGATGAGCAGCCCGGACGTGATTTTGAGTTTTAGCTGATGATTAACATTGGATCATAATTCTATAGTCACGCTCATATACAGTGATTCATATCCTCTATTGCAAATATGTGTTTCCAACTGATTCAATTGTGTTGCatctttttttctctattcTAACTAAAAGTTTATCAAagcatacatatatatactatatagttTCTTTGACAGACATTGGAATCTTGGATGTTCTGACTAAGGAATTCATGAGGTTACTGAAATACAAGTCTAAGTGACATAATTGATTATGGAACAAAATAATGT is a window of Salvia splendens isolate huo1 chromosome 3, SspV2, whole genome shotgun sequence DNA encoding:
- the LOC121795213 gene encoding ankyrin-3-like, whose translation is MGSISEIGAAIIEAAASGDLNQLRVIRNKVDDIIEYQKICDEYSDFATGRNALHYAVEIGHFEICKFLIKTVQVYIDASTYKGSSPLSEAVKGEHVKIVKFLINQGADVSLSDVEGFTPVHYAVLKDNMEVMELLKVGSVKPAASAGGSPLQIAVSRGNVQAVKYLLSHGAHPDVYCAAVDTPLTCAVKSRSFECLKLLLAANADPNSYFSLSPLAAAAKEGDTKFLECLLKAKADPNSSPRDFYKPIEDAAMVHNRAAVEILFPVTKRLEIYPNWTVDGIIESFHSEEFKTMIELKRTMELTELEAQGMDEASNKQYRHATLIYRVASLLDPANPTWISKRSLLLARTNELIFALLDAQECIRLKPDFPVPRHHHAGDIAAAANQIFKKFLMAGLAFSLDPYNKAMFRAFRLAMFDYFASFSQMSSPDVILSFS